One Oncorhynchus keta strain PuntledgeMale-10-30-2019 chromosome 11, Oket_V2, whole genome shotgun sequence DNA window includes the following coding sequences:
- the LOC118379056 gene encoding ubiquitin-conjugating enzyme E2 G1-like, with product MTEPQAALLLRRQLAELNKNPVEGFSAGLIDDNDLYRWEVLIIGPPDTCYEGGVFKAHLTFPKDYPLRPPKMTFITDIWHPNVDKNGDVCISILHEPGEDKYGYEKPEERWLPIHTVETIMISVISMLADPNGDSPANVDAAKEWREDRHGEFKRKVARCVRKSQETAFE from the exons AGCTCAATAAGAACCCAGTGGAGGGATTCTCAGCAGGTTTGATAGACGATAACGACCTCTACAGATGGGAAGTCTTAATCATCGGCCCACCAGACACATGCTA TGAAGGTGGTGTGTTCAAAGCACATCTCACGTTTCCCAAAGACTACCCTCTCAGGCCACCTAAAATGACATTTATCACAGATATATGGCACCCTAATG TTGACAAGAACGGTGACGTATGTATATCTATTTTACACGAGCCTGGTGAGGATAAGTACGGCTATGAGAAGCCCGAGGAGCGCTGGCTGCCCATCCACACAGTGGAAACCATCATGATTAGTGTTATCTCTATGTTGGCGGACCCGAACGGAGACTCGCCTGCCAACGTTGACGCTGCA AAAGAGTGGCGTGAAGACCGACATGGGGAATTCAAAAGAAAAGTGGCCCGTTGTGTAAGAAAGAGCCAAGAGACTGCCTTTGAGTGA